The Henckelia pumila isolate YLH828 chromosome 2, ASM3356847v2, whole genome shotgun sequence genome includes a window with the following:
- the LOC140883560 gene encoding large ribosomal subunit protein uL3c: MSVSSFSAAAIPTTAKFSSSAANSGATFSSSFLLRVPLKRLSNLSLNAASPSTKPHTFISASLEAGIGIMGTKLGMMSFFDPSGVVIPVTVVGFREGNIVTQVKTEATDGYNAVQVGYRRVRDRKLTKPEMGHLEKSGIIPLRHLQEFRLQSVDGFETNQRLDLEELFKEGDLVDVSGTTIGKGFQGGIKRYNFKRGPMTHGSKSHRQLGSIGAGTTPGRVYPGKKMPGRMGGTKTKIRKLKIIKIDKDLNVVMVNGAVPGKPGNLLRITPAKIVGHNIPKN, from the exons ATGTCCGTGTCATCCTTCTCTGCAGCAGCCATTCCCACCACCGCCAAATTCTCCTCCTCCGCCGCAAACTCCGGCGCCACCTTTTCCTCTTCATTCCTCCTCCGCGTCCCTCTCAAACGGTTGTCCAATCTCTCCCTCAATGCCGCCTCTCCCTCCACAAAACCACATACATTCATTTCCGCTTCACTGGAAGCCGGAATTGGCATCATGGGGACTAAGCTCGGCATGATGTCGTTTTTCGACCCCTCGGGCGTTGTCATACCCGTTACTGTGGTCGGATTCCGTGAGGGGAATATCGTCACTCAGGTCAAGACCGAGGCCACCGACGGGTATAATGCGGTTCAGGTGGGGTATCGGAGGGTGAGGGATAGGAAATTGACGAAGCCGGAAATGGGTCACTTGGAGAAATCGGGGATTATCCCGCTGCGGCACTTGCAGGAGTTTAGGCTGCAATCCGTTGATGGGTTTGAGACGAATCAGCGGTTGGATTTGGAGGAGTTGTTCAAGGAAGGGGATTTGGTGGACGTTTCCGGGACTACGATCGGAAAGGGGTTTCAAG GTGGAATCAAGAGATACAACTTCAAACGAGGGCCAATGACCCACGGTTCAAAGAGCCACAGACAGCTTGGTTCCATTGGTGCTGGCACAACTCCTGGCCGTGTATACCCGGGTAAGAAAATGCCGGGAAGAATGGGAGGCACCAAGACCAAGATACGTAAGCTGAAGATCATCAAGATTGACAAGGACCTCAATGTTGTGATGGTCAATGGGGCTGTTCCCGGTAAACCTGGAAATCTTCTTCGAATTACTCCGGCTAAGATTGTTGGACACAACATACCAAAAAATTAG